The stretch of DNA GTGACGGGCGTCTTGGCACAGTTCTTCGGCAGTTTCTCGCCGAAGCCGAACAGGATGAACGTGCGCCAGTTATTGCCTTTGGCGATTCGCTTCTGATCGGGCGAGACTTCCTGGAAGGTTGGCACGGCTTCCCGGTGTTTGAGCACCTCGGCGATCTCGTCGCGAATGGTCTCCCAGTTCTGGGTGAACTTTTCCAGGAAGGGAAAATCGCGACTGTCCATGACCGGTTTGTCGCCGACCAGCGACTGCTGCGCCAGGAAATCAGCCAGGCCGCGGATAAACCGCTTGCCGGTCTGCTTGACGTATCTGCGCCGTTTCTGCTTCAACCAGGCAACGACGCCAATATGGGAATCTTCGCTGATACTGGACATCTCACTCGACCCTGGCTCGTCGCGCACGGAATGTCTGTCATTACGCGCCGCGAGGATGTATCTGTCACTCCCGCATTGTCGCACAATGTTCAATCTTTGTGCGCATTATATGGGGTTCACTAACATATGTGGGCGCGAACTCAACTAAAGATTGGCTGGCGCGACCTCCTGGCAGGTGCATCTTATGGCCTCCTTCCCGCCAATCGGGACCGTAAGGCGCAGGAAGTCGAGAGCTACTGGTCTAACGGTCGTGAAGTCATGGCGGCCTATTCTGTGCGCTCTGGCTTTCATCTCCTCTTGAGCGCGCTCGACCTGAAGCCGGGTGATGAGATCCTCTTTTCCGCGCTGAATGTGCGCGGCATGGTGCGGATAGTGGATTGGCACGATCTCGTAGCCGTTCCGATCGACCTTGATATCGCTCATATGGGCCCATCCCTCGAGCGCTTGCGGCGGGCGATAACGCCCCGCTCGAAGGTGCTGGTTGTGGCGCATCTCTTTGGCACCCATCTTGATCTTGATCCGATCTTCGATCTTGCCAGGGAACAGGGCCTCCTGATCGTTGAGGACTGTGCCCAGGCCTTCGCCGGCCAGAACTATCCCGGTCATCCCAAGGCGGATGTTTCCATGTTCTCCTTTGGCCCGTTGAAAACCGCCACCGCCTTGGGCGGCGCGCTGATATCGGTGCGGGATCCGGCTCTGGCGCGACGCATGCGCCAGATTCAGGCGGGCTGGCCCGTCCAGCCGGAAAAAGCGCAGCTGAAGCGTGTGGCCCAGTTCGCGGGCCTGAAAGTGATCACCTCTCGCACCATCATGGGCCTGATCTATCGCTTCTTCCATGCTCGCGGCCAAGACTACGAGGACGCGGTCAGTGAGCGGGTGCGTAATGTCGCCAACTTGAAGAAGAAGAACAACCTGGAATACCAGCCGTCCTATGCAATGCTCGCACTGATGGACCGGCGCATCAGAACATTCAAGGACGACGTCTTGAAGGAGCGCGCCGACTGCGGCGAGCGCCTGCGCAAATATCTCGGCGATGCCGTGGTGATGCCCGGCCAGGCCAATGCTTATTGCGATTACTGGGTCTTCCCCATTCTCGTCGACAACCCTCGCGCCTTCATTGAGGAGCTGCGGGCTGAAGGTTTCGACGGCGCCAATCTACCGCGCTCCCAGGCCGTTTCCGCACCGGAGGACCGGCCGGAGCTCGAGCCGAGCATCGCCGCGCAGGCCCTCTCCGACCTCATTGTGCTGCCATGTTATCCCGGCATGCCGGATGCGGAGCTGAAGCGCCAGGCCGAAGTGGTGCGCCGGATCGCGGCGAAGGTTGGCACGGCCCGCACCTCCGCCTATCGGGATGCCGTTCCCCAGTGAGATGGCGGCGCGCCTAAACTGCCGGTTCGATCGCCTTGGGCGCCCGCGCGCGGGGGTTGCTGACCATGGCCACCCCCACTGCGGCCACACCCATGCCGATCCAGGCGATCAGCGGCATGGTTTCGGATAGGATCATCCATGAGAGGACCGCGGCGACCGGCGGCACGAGGAAGAAGAGGGCGGAAACCTTGGAGGCCTCGCCGCGGCGCACCAGCATGAGCAGCAGCGATATGGCGATGATGGAATTGCCGATCACCAGATAGGCGAGCACGGCCGCAAGCGGTATCGTCCATTCCACATGCAGATCGCCCAGAAACCAGGCGATAGGCGCCATGCCGACCACGCCCACCGCACATTGCACGAGATTGGCTGTGATCAGGTGCTGCTTGGAGCCGAATCGCTTCTCGTAAAGCGTGGTCGCAGTCATGGCCAACAGGGCACCGAATGCGCAGGCGATGCCCACCGTTGAATTGGCCTCGACACTGGAGCGCGACAGAATGACCAGGGCCGCGCCCGCAAGCCCGAGGACGAGCCCCAGCCAATGAATCAGCGTGACCCGTTCCGCGGCCGACCATGGCGCGAATAGGCCCACCAGAATGGGCTGCATCGAGAGGATCAGCGCCAGCGCTCCCGCGGAAAGCCCGAACGCGACGCTGGAATAGGCCAGCGAGAAATACATCACCTGCAGCATGAACCCGGTGATGGCCAGGTGGAACCACTGCCAGCCGGTCCTGGGCAAGGGCGGCCGCGCGATCACGTAAACCGGCAGCAGCACTGCCACGATCAGCACATAGCGCAGGAAGAGCAGCATGAACGGATCGGCATATTCGATGCCGATCTTCATCGCTGGAAACCCCCCGGACCAGAGCAGGAGGAAGATGAACGGAGCAAAAGCAAGCCAGACTGGCCGAGCGACGTCATTGCTGGCTGTTGAGGATGCGGTCATAAGTATCGGACTACCTTCAGGCTGTGCTGACCTTCTTGCTTGTCTTTGTTCCGTGCAGCCGCATCCGCTGGAATGGCCACAAATGAGCCCGCAGGCTAACCTTCCATTCGCCCGATGGCGGTAGGAAGCCGTGGCGTCTCTGCGGTGCAGTCTCGCTGTGCGGGCTCCGCGCACGCAAGCAGATTTGTGTGCTTGCATAGCTGGGT from Rhodoligotrophos sp. CJ14 encodes:
- a CDS encoding DegT/DnrJ/EryC1/StrS family aminotransferase; protein product: MWARTQLKIGWRDLLAGASYGLLPANRDRKAQEVESYWSNGREVMAAYSVRSGFHLLLSALDLKPGDEILFSALNVRGMVRIVDWHDLVAVPIDLDIAHMGPSLERLRRAITPRSKVLVVAHLFGTHLDLDPIFDLAREQGLLIVEDCAQAFAGQNYPGHPKADVSMFSFGPLKTATALGGALISVRDPALARRMRQIQAGWPVQPEKAQLKRVAQFAGLKVITSRTIMGLIYRFFHARGQDYEDAVSERVRNVANLKKKNNLEYQPSYAMLALMDRRIRTFKDDVLKERADCGERLRKYLGDAVVMPGQANAYCDYWVFPILVDNPRAFIEELRAEGFDGANLPRSQAVSAPEDRPELEPSIAAQALSDLIVLPCYPGMPDAELKRQAEVVRRIAAKVGTARTSAYRDAVPQ
- a CDS encoding DMT family transporter translates to MTASSTASNDVARPVWLAFAPFIFLLLWSGGFPAMKIGIEYADPFMLLFLRYVLIVAVLLPVYVIARPPLPRTGWQWFHLAITGFMLQVMYFSLAYSSVAFGLSAGALALILSMQPILVGLFAPWSAAERVTLIHWLGLVLGLAGAALVILSRSSVEANSTVGIACAFGALLAMTATTLYEKRFGSKQHLITANLVQCAVGVVGMAPIAWFLGDLHVEWTIPLAAVLAYLVIGNSIIAISLLLMLVRRGEASKVSALFFLVPPVAAVLSWMILSETMPLIAWIGMGVAAVGVAMVSNPRARAPKAIEPAV